The Plasmodium berghei ANKA genome assembly, chromosome: 12 genome contains a region encoding:
- a CDS encoding zinc finger protein, putative, which produces MNSSGDQIENADKKIKLIKGENEKEELISVENRFLNDEKDDHIKDVKEYINNEKSYINRLNTYNKWINKPVHLCSLILARNGFVCKNESTIECEICQCKYIYEKGTYSMYTRINDLCLLHTDNCLWKNKLIDLSFFKLDSNSLDRVELLSEYKNNCEILKRSLLYIPMINIKKTINDIILVIKKHVQNDKTKKKFTIFNSYLDFFKNNFIPIFLKNENIIQKSIDYIKKNYKDMEKYIVDSDYIKNLNFNLFNVNNFINILSDTSAAPELENEKEDINAYIKIMHYLRKYEYDDINLFKVISLLGWTCKDEIKNNSKEQIISCKYCYREVNISDYSYFSLNDKKYNLFIEVDSNDMDYFLSDPSNNKSMNQDKNEKATNIILDKILTIVNGHFDEEGEIIYDEIEKQLYKNVNKEDKDKSIDISKNENKIVVDAEKIEPINEKENVSEEKENKNENEIKHKESFSFKSTLKGIFLSKKTNDNLKEYKSNDNGLEGENGKNNIEIKDNDDEKNENKIEQASSLNEAMLKLCKYTDDDKYFLKGKSNYYILKEFIQENLDDNQIKKQKITKEQEKREKITNKIYAIRLFNLIENHRVYCPYVMEDLYGFSKITKLFFELLISEFQRMYMFK; this is translated from the coding sequence ATGAACAGTTCAGGAGATCAAATTGAAAATGCTgataaaaagataaaattaataaagggtgaaaatgaaaaagaagaatTAATCAGTGTAGAAAATCgatttttaaatgatgaaaaagatgatcatataaaagatgttaaagaatatataaataatgagaaatcatatataaatagattaaatacatataataaatggaTAAATAAGCCTGTACATTTATGTTCGCTAATATTAGCTAGAAATGGTTTTGTATGCAAAAATGAATCTACTATAGAATGCGAAATATGccaatgtaaatatatatatgaaaaaggAACATATTCTATGTATACCAGAATAAATGATTTATGTTTATTGCATACTGATAATTGTCtatggaaaaataaattaatagatttatcattttttaaacttGACAGTAATTCATTAGATCGAGTAGAATTACTTAgcgaatataaaaataattgtgaAATTCTTAAACGatctttattatatatacctatgataaatataaaaaaaacaattaacGATATAATACTAGTTATTAAAAAGCATGTACAGAATGATAAAACAAAGAAAAagtttacaatttttaattcatatctggatttttttaaaaataactttattccaatttttttaaagaatgaaaatattattcaaaaatctattgattatataaaaaaaaattataaagatatggaaaaatatatagtagATTCagattatattaaaaatttaaatttcaatttatttaatgtgaataattttataaatatattgtctGATACAAGCGCAGCTCCAGAActagaaaatgaaaaagaagacATAAATgcttatattaaaattatgcattatttaagaaaatatgaatatgatgatattaatttatttaaagttatttcattattaggATGGACATGTAAagatgaaattaaaaataattctaaagaacaaattatttcatGCAAATACTGTTATAGAGAAGTAAATATTTCTGactattcatatttttcactaaatgataaaaaatacaatttatTCATAGAAGTTGATTCGAATGATAtggattattttttatctgatccatcaaataataaatcaatGAATCAAgacaaaaatgaaaaagcgacaaatataattttggaTAAAATACTAACTATAGTAAATGGGCATTTTGATGAAGAAGGGGAAATAATATACGACGAAATAGAAAAGCAACTATATAAGAATGTTAATAAAGAAGATAAAGATAAGTCAATAGATATCAGCAAAAATGAGAATAAAATTGTGGTAGATGCAGAAAAAATAGAACCCATTAATGAGAAGGAAAATGTCAGTGAAGAGAAAGAAAACAAGAATGAgaatgaaataaaacataaagaATCATTTTCCTTTAAATCTACATTGAAAGGAATATTTctttcaaaaaaaacaaatgataatttaaagGAATATAAGAGTAATGATAATGGATTAGAAGGtgaaaatggaaaaaataatattgaaataaaagataatgatgatgaaaaaaatgaaaataaaattgaacaAGCAAGCTCCTTAAATGAAGCAATGCTAAAGCTATGCAAATACACAGATgatgataaatattttttaaagggAAAAtctaattattatatattaaaagaatttATTCAGGAAAACTTAGATGataatcaaataaaaaaacaaaaaataactaaAGAACAGGAAAAACgagaaaaaattacaaataaaatatatgctatacgattatttaatttgatAGAAAATCATAGAGTATATTGTCCATACGTTATGGAAGATTTGTATggattttcaaaaataacaaaactCTTTTTTGAATTACTTATTTCTGAGTTTCAGAGAATGTACatgtttaaataa
- a CDS encoding FoP domain-containing protein, putative: MAKITKIDRKDKIGRKDGISKSRKTGFTKFSYQPTRGKSFKFTPQKKILDVRKHIYKQYGRGNLSMMNRNNFKRGNNPFFFKNKRRIGNKFYDRPYGNPGRETFLKKSRGNTFRKGRYFRGGKKRNNFFKKTQNLHDKIGKLTSKDLDDELDNYMGSSNVKTRLDNDLDSYFKNNGALQVNMNEGFNKMGE, translated from the exons atggcaaaaattacaaaaatcGATAGAAAAGATAAAATTGGAAGAAAGGATGGAATATCAAAATCTCGCAAAACAGgatttacaaaattttcTTATCAACCAACTCGAG gaaaatcatttaaatttactcctcagaaaaaaatattagatgtcagaaaacatatatataaacaatacGGCCGTGGCAATTTATCAATGATGAATAgaaacaattttaaaagaggaaataatccatttttttttaaaaataaaagaagaattggaaataaattttatgacAGACCATATGGTAATCCTGGTCGTGAAacatttttgaaaaaatcaCGTGGAAATACTTTCAGAAAGGGAAGATATTTTAGAGgtggaaaaaaaagaaataacttttttaaaaaaacacaaaatTTACACGATAAAATTGGAAAGTTAACATCCAAGGATTTG GATGATGAATTAGATAACTACATGGGATCCAGTAATGTAAAAACCAGATTGGATAATGATTTGGATTCAtactttaaaaataatggagCTTTACAAGTTAATATGAATGAAggatttaataaaatgggtgaataa
- a CDS encoding EELM2 domain-containing protein, putative produces MTVHQKHKGMLISDEETINSHLYNNFLNKFNNSILDTNNNNNNNILNDYKQNSHINNNMEDYENLEYIKRLKEQKKIRDNAYKKVANDIELRKLIERAQMKHSNFNISSIGSNNLNNQYHRTDMFNHNKQNGDINNNMDNDGNHDIHLLKGGQNSKITKEFFKNYEENISKGKENDPNNQDIYNTTYINNTNIKGGRLLRNINKNKNINNTNHNISEIVNPIVDQHRQFISSQENKGMKKKNSEKISLEKEILNRYTNNNRNNNHIQTNNMGRYNTRNNNEQDHIYYNNQDEEENDIPNECNMHQNESNIRNRLKNLTKNNIKIQPRNYLKTQGKNNEYINNSKIKYSKENNYDDYEEDYNNNPNENSQCNDIVRDNNNVTNKNSDIYNTRRYNNTRRYNNYHEEYINYEKNENRRRQINYDAQFINANIIRNKNGELVENDIQQMASVPVKNRNDNELVENSQSNPKTKENKTKKTKKTLTKNNTNSTNIPKNKNNAIKNVNIINSKNSNILQNNERKAYISDNNEYSSNPKHKVTAISNAQNNTNKGGNYSNNENYYSNNYGANTRSTNINRFNERYPDQDADTEQKKRKKRVTEEGSKESNKINVGESYQVSKLPSFFLCRSEFMYKSYESVEETSPEPCVSCSGLPCHCKVGGAILVYSPLMLERIKEQCMKNRGYHKCIKNEIELSSYIQECAKSWKSNVDEWVPFSPEYAYKLLHYANYDPHKAISIMKSSEFSFKKIMDPPTRKYQNKWKPKDKRENISKNPFPSPLTIRTYLSKRHHNSGYHLR; encoded by the exons atgactGTACATCAAAAACATAAGGGAATGCTTATTTCTGATGAAGAGACAATAAATTCACAtttgtataataattttttaaataaatttaataactCCATTCTTGatactaataataataacaataataatatattaaatgactacaaacaaaatagccatataaataataacatgGAGGATTATGAAAATcttgaatatataaaaagattaaaggaacaaaaaaaaattagagataatgcatataaaaaagtgGCAAATGATATTGAATTGAGAAAATTAATAGAGAGAGCTCAAATGAAGCATTcgaattttaatatttcaagTATTGGCTCAAATAATCTCAATAATCAATATCACAGGACTGATATGTTTAATCACaataaacaaaatggaGATATAAACAATAACATGGATAATGATGGTAATCAtgatattcatttattaaaaggtggacaaaatagtaaaataacTAAagaatttttcaaaaattatgaagaaaatatttcgaaaggaaaagaaaatgatcCAAATAATCAagacatatataatacaacatatataaacaatacCAATATAAAAGGTGGAAGATTATTACgcaatataaataaaaataaaaatataaataatactaaTCATAATATATCAGAAATTGTAAACCCAATTGTTGATCAACATAGACAATTCATATCATCTCAAGAAAATAAAggaatgaaaaaaaaaaattctgaaaaaatatctttagaaaaagaaattttaaatagATACACTAATAATAATCGAAATAATAATCACATTCAAACAAATAACATGGGCCGTTATAATacaagaaataataatgaacaagatcatatatattataacaatcaagatgaagaagaaaatgatatacCAAACGAATGTAACATGCATCAAAATGAATCTAATATAAGAAATCGTTTGAAAAAccttacaaaaaataatataaaaatacaaccACGAAATTACCTTAAAACtcaaggaaaaaataatgaatatattaacaattcaaaaataaaatatagcaAAGAAAATAACTATGATGACTATGAAGAAGactataataataatccCAATGAAAATAGCCAATGTAATGATATAGTTagagataataataatgtaacaaataaaaatagtgatatatataatactagaagatataataatactagaagatataataattatcatgaagaatatattaattatgaaaaaaatgaaaatcgAAGAAGACAGATAAACTATGATGCACAATTTATAAATgcaaatattattagaaataaaaatggtgAACTAGTCGAAAATGATATACAACAAATGGCTAGTGTACCTGTGAAAAATAGAAACGATAATGAACTTGTTGAAAATTCACAATCTAATCCAAAgacaaaagaaaataaaactaaaaaaacaaaaaaaacccttaccaaaaataatactaatTCTACAAATATacctaaaaataaaaataatgcaatcaaaaatgttaatataataaattcgaaaaattcaaatattttacaaaataatgaaagAAAAGCTTACATCTctgataataatgaatattcaTCAAACCCAAAACATAAAGTTACGGCTATTTCAAATGCCCAAAATAATACCAATAAAGGTGGaaattattcaaataatgaaaattattattccaATAATTATGGTGCAAATACCAGAAGTACTAATATTAATCGTTTTAATGAAAGATATCCAGACCAAGATGCTGATACAG aacaaaaaaagCGAAAAAAAAGAGTCACAGAAGAGGGATCGAAAGAGAGcaacaaaataaatgtagGAGAGAGCTACCAAGTATCTAAATTGccaagtttttttttgtgtcgGTCAGAATTCATGTACAAAAGTTATGAATCAGTTGAAGAAACAAGTCCAGAACCATGTGTGTCATGTTCAGGATTACCATGCCATTGTAAAGTTGGTGGAGCGATATTAGTATATTCACCCCTTATGTTAGAAAGAATAAAAGAACAATGTATGAAAAATAGAGGCTATCacaaatgtataaaaaatgaaattgaATTATCATCTTATATACAAGAATGCGCAAAAAGCTGGAAATCAAATGTTGATGAATGGGTCCCATTTTCACCtgaatatgcatataaattattacattACGCTAATTATGATCCACATAAAGCTATAAGTATTATGAAGTCTTCagaattttcatttaaaaaaattatggaTCCCCCAACTAGgaaatatcaaaataaatggaAACCTAAAGATAAAAGAGAAAATATATCCAAAAACCCATTCCCATCTCCCTTAACCATAAGAACATATTTGTCTAAACGACATCACAATAGTGGATATCACCTTCGATGA